In Tubulanus polymorphus chromosome 2, tnTubPoly1.2, whole genome shotgun sequence, a single window of DNA contains:
- the LOC141899713 gene encoding uncharacterized protein LOC141899713 isoform X2 — MILFQFVTSMSISFMSSFLPAYILYFGFKEEDKGYYVGILISAMYGGRIFASYFWGWLSDKVGRRPVILITLALQSLTTVTFGLCPNMVTAIVNRCLFGLSFGVIGPTKAVVLELSDNSNQGAYISMMVLGFGSGKMVGPTVSGFLAQPVEKYPNTFAAEGFFSQFPFILPCLPVFVLYIVAIIHAVMHLTETRQKNKSFEMENGRDLCEKCRILQSQLHINQYLRSCETLNMFYETYGKAPSAVTTNSWCRSAHNLDQAHKRHPAHSLQNDRKMSFSAPDLSFGVNGMGTPESVNLLMPSTGTTETRTCAVCLKDVKYKVQSGDCSDVSSDKNESGLKKFKNSAFYMIITRSEIRITVTLYTIMAATVTAIDEVFPIWASTATHLDGLGFDTNDIGSVLGIMSPPVLIIQLFLFALLERRIGARKTFLVSCVTVMIMTALLPITHLIEDQTVLLWVLLVSIVGVIKIASACCFSAASIFVNNCCSPAMAGAINGLSLMLSSCGRGLGPLFSGSMFAWSISSGVNLGYPFDVNFAFVMLSICFAICIFCDLFLPVSLDKQKKADTFS; from the exons atgattttatttcagtttGTAACTTCCATGTCGATAAGCTTCATGTCCTCTTTCCTACCCGCCTACATTTTG TACTTTGGCTTCAAAGAAGAAGATAAAGGTTACTATGTTGGAATCCTGATCTCGGCAATGTACGGAGGACGGATCTTTGCAAG TTATTTCTGGGGTTGGTTATCTGATAAAGTTGGTCGACGTCCCGTCATACTCATCACTCTTGCTCTACAGTCGTTGACGACTGTGACGTTTGGACTCTGTCCAAATATGGTCACGGCTATCGTCAACCGATGTTTATTCGGATTAAGCTTTG GAGTGATCGGACCGACGAAGGCGGTTGTTTTAGAGTTGTCGGACAACTCGAATCAAGGCGCTTATATTTCCATGATGGTACTCGGATTTGGATCTGGAAAAATGGTTGGACCTACAGTTTCAG GGTTTTTAGCCCAGCCCGTCGAGAAATACCCAAATACGTTCGCAGCGGAAGGTTTCTTCTCACAGTTCCCGTTCATCCTACCATGTTTGCCAGTGTTCGTCCTGTATATTGTCGCCATCATTCACGCTGTGATGCATTTAACCGAAACTCGTCAGAAAAACAA ATCATTTGAAATGGAAAATGGTCGCGATCTATGCGAAAAGTGTCGGATATTACAATCCCAACTTCATATCAATCAATACTTAAGAAGTTGCGAAACGTTGAACATGTTTTACGAGACCTACGGCAAGGCTCCGTCGGCCGTGACAACGAATTCGTGGTGCCGATCTGCTCACAACCTCGACCAAGCGCATAAACGCCATCCTGCTCACAGTTTGCAAAACGATCGTAAAATGTCGTTCAGCGCACCGGATCTATCATTTGGCGTAAACGGTATGGGAACCCCGGAAAGCGTGAATCTCTTGATGCCTTCTACCGGTACTACAGAAACAAGAACATGTGCCGTATGTTTGAAAGACGTTAAATATAAAGTTCAGAGCGGTGACTGCAGCGACGTTTCATCCGACAAAAATGAATCTGGtttgaagaaattcaagaATAGTGCATTTTATATGATAATCAC GCGCAGTGAAATTAGAATAACAGTGACTCTCTACACAATCATGGCTGCTACAGTAACTGCTATTGATGAAGTTTTTCCAATTTGGGCATCCACCGCAACTCATTTAG ATGGACTTGGCTTCGATACAAATGATATTGGATCGGTGCTTGGAATAATGTCCCCACCTGTATTGATTATACAGCTGTTTTTGTTTGCACTGTTGGAACGCAGAATTGGTGCCAGAAAG ACTTTCCTCGTTTCCTGTGTTACGGTGATGATCATGACAGCGCTACTGCCAATAACTCATCTCATAGAAGATCA AACTGTCTTGCTGTGGGTATTATTGGTTTCCATCGTTGGTGTTATAAAAATCGCAAGCGCTTGCTGTTTTTCGGCGGCATCGATCTTCGTGAATAACTGTTGCAGCCCTGCAATGGCTGGAGCTATAAATGGCTTATCACTTATGTTGTCTTCTTGTGGAAG gggTTTGGGGCCATTGTTCAGTGGTAGTATGTTTGCATGGTCGATCTCAAGCGGAGTGAATCTCGGATATCCTTTCGACGTGAACTTTGCATTCGTAATGCTGAGCATATGTTTCGCAATATGTATTTTCTGTGATCTGTTTCTACCAGTGAGTTTAGACAAACAAAAGAAGGCCGATACATTTTCGTGA
- the LOC141899713 gene encoding uncharacterized protein LOC141899713 isoform X6: protein MYGGRIFASYFWGWLSDKVGRRPVILITLALQSLTTVTFGLCPNMVTAIVNRCLFGLSFGVIGPTKAVVLELSDNSNQGAYISMMVLGFGSGKMVGPTVSGFLAQPVEKYPNTFAAEGFFSQFPFILPCLPVFVLYIVAIIHAVMHLTETRQKNKSFEMENGRDLCEKCRILQSQLHINQYLRSCETLNMFYETYGKAPSAVTTNSWCRSAHNLDQAHKRHPAHSLQNDRKMSFSAPDLSFGVNGMGTPESVNLLMPSTGTTETRTCAVCLKDVKYKVQSGDCSDVSSDKNESGLKKFKNSAFYMIITRSEIRITVTLYTIMAATVTAIDEVFPIWASTATHLDGLGFDTNDIGSVLGIMSPPVLIIQLFLFALLERRIGARKTFLVSCVTVMIMTALLPITHLIEDQTVLLWVLLVSIVGVIKIASACCFSAASIFVNNCCSPAMAGAINGLSLMLSSCGRGLGPLFSGSMFAWSISSGVNLGYPFDVNFAFVMLSICFAICIFCDLFLPVSLDKQKKADTFS, encoded by the exons ATGTACGGAGGACGGATCTTTGCAAG TTATTTCTGGGGTTGGTTATCTGATAAAGTTGGTCGACGTCCCGTCATACTCATCACTCTTGCTCTACAGTCGTTGACGACTGTGACGTTTGGACTCTGTCCAAATATGGTCACGGCTATCGTCAACCGATGTTTATTCGGATTAAGCTTTG GAGTGATCGGACCGACGAAGGCGGTTGTTTTAGAGTTGTCGGACAACTCGAATCAAGGCGCTTATATTTCCATGATGGTACTCGGATTTGGATCTGGAAAAATGGTTGGACCTACAGTTTCAG GGTTTTTAGCCCAGCCCGTCGAGAAATACCCAAATACGTTCGCAGCGGAAGGTTTCTTCTCACAGTTCCCGTTCATCCTACCATGTTTGCCAGTGTTCGTCCTGTATATTGTCGCCATCATTCACGCTGTGATGCATTTAACCGAAACTCGTCAGAAAAACAA ATCATTTGAAATGGAAAATGGTCGCGATCTATGCGAAAAGTGTCGGATATTACAATCCCAACTTCATATCAATCAATACTTAAGAAGTTGCGAAACGTTGAACATGTTTTACGAGACCTACGGCAAGGCTCCGTCGGCCGTGACAACGAATTCGTGGTGCCGATCTGCTCACAACCTCGACCAAGCGCATAAACGCCATCCTGCTCACAGTTTGCAAAACGATCGTAAAATGTCGTTCAGCGCACCGGATCTATCATTTGGCGTAAACGGTATGGGAACCCCGGAAAGCGTGAATCTCTTGATGCCTTCTACCGGTACTACAGAAACAAGAACATGTGCCGTATGTTTGAAAGACGTTAAATATAAAGTTCAGAGCGGTGACTGCAGCGACGTTTCATCCGACAAAAATGAATCTGGtttgaagaaattcaagaATAGTGCATTTTATATGATAATCAC GCGCAGTGAAATTAGAATAACAGTGACTCTCTACACAATCATGGCTGCTACAGTAACTGCTATTGATGAAGTTTTTCCAATTTGGGCATCCACCGCAACTCATTTAG ATGGACTTGGCTTCGATACAAATGATATTGGATCGGTGCTTGGAATAATGTCCCCACCTGTATTGATTATACAGCTGTTTTTGTTTGCACTGTTGGAACGCAGAATTGGTGCCAGAAAG ACTTTCCTCGTTTCCTGTGTTACGGTGATGATCATGACAGCGCTACTGCCAATAACTCATCTCATAGAAGATCA AACTGTCTTGCTGTGGGTATTATTGGTTTCCATCGTTGGTGTTATAAAAATCGCAAGCGCTTGCTGTTTTTCGGCGGCATCGATCTTCGTGAATAACTGTTGCAGCCCTGCAATGGCTGGAGCTATAAATGGCTTATCACTTATGTTGTCTTCTTGTGGAAG gggTTTGGGGCCATTGTTCAGTGGTAGTATGTTTGCATGGTCGATCTCAAGCGGAGTGAATCTCGGATATCCTTTCGACGTGAACTTTGCATTCGTAATGCTGAGCATATGTTTCGCAATATGTATTTTCTGTGATCTGTTTCTACCAGTGAGTTTAGACAAACAAAAGAAGGCCGATACATTTTCGTGA
- the LOC141899713 gene encoding uncharacterized protein LOC141899713 isoform X4, whose translation MRDIYHNGLFKDVYGSMCIEVRFYFGFKEEDKGYYVGILISAMYGGRIFASYFWGWLSDKVGRRPVILITLALQSLTTVTFGLCPNMVTAIVNRCLFGLSFGVIGPTKAVVLELSDNSNQGAYISMMVLGFGSGKMVGPTVSGFLAQPVEKYPNTFAAEGFFSQFPFILPCLPVFVLYIVAIIHAVMHLTETRQKNKSFEMENGRDLCEKCRILQSQLHINQYLRSCETLNMFYETYGKAPSAVTTNSWCRSAHNLDQAHKRHPAHSLQNDRKMSFSAPDLSFGVNGMGTPESVNLLMPSTGTTETRTCAVCLKDVKYKVQSGDCSDVSSDKNESGLKKFKNSAFYMIITRSEIRITVTLYTIMAATVTAIDEVFPIWASTATHLDGLGFDTNDIGSVLGIMSPPVLIIQLFLFALLERRIGARKTFLVSCVTVMIMTALLPITHLIEDQTVLLWVLLVSIVGVIKIASACCFSAASIFVNNCCSPAMAGAINGLSLMLSSCGRGLGPLFSGSMFAWSISSGVNLGYPFDVNFAFVMLSICFAICIFCDLFLPVSLDKQKKADTFS comes from the exons ATGCGTGATATTTACCACAATG GTCTATTCAAAGATGTTTACGGAAGCATGTGCATCGAAGTTCGATTT TACTTTGGCTTCAAAGAAGAAGATAAAGGTTACTATGTTGGAATCCTGATCTCGGCAATGTACGGAGGACGGATCTTTGCAAG TTATTTCTGGGGTTGGTTATCTGATAAAGTTGGTCGACGTCCCGTCATACTCATCACTCTTGCTCTACAGTCGTTGACGACTGTGACGTTTGGACTCTGTCCAAATATGGTCACGGCTATCGTCAACCGATGTTTATTCGGATTAAGCTTTG GAGTGATCGGACCGACGAAGGCGGTTGTTTTAGAGTTGTCGGACAACTCGAATCAAGGCGCTTATATTTCCATGATGGTACTCGGATTTGGATCTGGAAAAATGGTTGGACCTACAGTTTCAG GGTTTTTAGCCCAGCCCGTCGAGAAATACCCAAATACGTTCGCAGCGGAAGGTTTCTTCTCACAGTTCCCGTTCATCCTACCATGTTTGCCAGTGTTCGTCCTGTATATTGTCGCCATCATTCACGCTGTGATGCATTTAACCGAAACTCGTCAGAAAAACAA ATCATTTGAAATGGAAAATGGTCGCGATCTATGCGAAAAGTGTCGGATATTACAATCCCAACTTCATATCAATCAATACTTAAGAAGTTGCGAAACGTTGAACATGTTTTACGAGACCTACGGCAAGGCTCCGTCGGCCGTGACAACGAATTCGTGGTGCCGATCTGCTCACAACCTCGACCAAGCGCATAAACGCCATCCTGCTCACAGTTTGCAAAACGATCGTAAAATGTCGTTCAGCGCACCGGATCTATCATTTGGCGTAAACGGTATGGGAACCCCGGAAAGCGTGAATCTCTTGATGCCTTCTACCGGTACTACAGAAACAAGAACATGTGCCGTATGTTTGAAAGACGTTAAATATAAAGTTCAGAGCGGTGACTGCAGCGACGTTTCATCCGACAAAAATGAATCTGGtttgaagaaattcaagaATAGTGCATTTTATATGATAATCAC GCGCAGTGAAATTAGAATAACAGTGACTCTCTACACAATCATGGCTGCTACAGTAACTGCTATTGATGAAGTTTTTCCAATTTGGGCATCCACCGCAACTCATTTAG ATGGACTTGGCTTCGATACAAATGATATTGGATCGGTGCTTGGAATAATGTCCCCACCTGTATTGATTATACAGCTGTTTTTGTTTGCACTGTTGGAACGCAGAATTGGTGCCAGAAAG ACTTTCCTCGTTTCCTGTGTTACGGTGATGATCATGACAGCGCTACTGCCAATAACTCATCTCATAGAAGATCA AACTGTCTTGCTGTGGGTATTATTGGTTTCCATCGTTGGTGTTATAAAAATCGCAAGCGCTTGCTGTTTTTCGGCGGCATCGATCTTCGTGAATAACTGTTGCAGCCCTGCAATGGCTGGAGCTATAAATGGCTTATCACTTATGTTGTCTTCTTGTGGAAG gggTTTGGGGCCATTGTTCAGTGGTAGTATGTTTGCATGGTCGATCTCAAGCGGAGTGAATCTCGGATATCCTTTCGACGTGAACTTTGCATTCGTAATGCTGAGCATATGTTTCGCAATATGTATTTTCTGTGATCTGTTTCTACCAGTGAGTTTAGACAAACAAAAGAAGGCCGATACATTTTCGTGA
- the LOC141899713 gene encoding uncharacterized protein LOC141899713 isoform X5: MSISFMSSFLPAYILYFGFKEEDKGYYVGILISAMYGGRIFASYFWGWLSDKVGRRPVILITLALQSLTTVTFGLCPNMVTAIVNRCLFGLSFGVIGPTKAVVLELSDNSNQGAYISMMVLGFGSGKMVGPTVSGFLAQPVEKYPNTFAAEGFFSQFPFILPCLPVFVLYIVAIIHAVMHLTETRQKNKSFEMENGRDLCEKCRILQSQLHINQYLRSCETLNMFYETYGKAPSAVTTNSWCRSAHNLDQAHKRHPAHSLQNDRKMSFSAPDLSFGVNGMGTPESVNLLMPSTGTTETRTCAVCLKDVKYKVQSGDCSDVSSDKNESGLKKFKNSAFYMIITRSEIRITVTLYTIMAATVTAIDEVFPIWASTATHLDGLGFDTNDIGSVLGIMSPPVLIIQLFLFALLERRIGARKTFLVSCVTVMIMTALLPITHLIEDQTVLLWVLLVSIVGVIKIASACCFSAASIFVNNCCSPAMAGAINGLSLMLSSCGRGLGPLFSGSMFAWSISSGVNLGYPFDVNFAFVMLSICFAICIFCDLFLPVSLDKQKKADTFS, from the exons ATGTCGATAAGCTTCATGTCCTCTTTCCTACCCGCCTACATTTTG TACTTTGGCTTCAAAGAAGAAGATAAAGGTTACTATGTTGGAATCCTGATCTCGGCAATGTACGGAGGACGGATCTTTGCAAG TTATTTCTGGGGTTGGTTATCTGATAAAGTTGGTCGACGTCCCGTCATACTCATCACTCTTGCTCTACAGTCGTTGACGACTGTGACGTTTGGACTCTGTCCAAATATGGTCACGGCTATCGTCAACCGATGTTTATTCGGATTAAGCTTTG GAGTGATCGGACCGACGAAGGCGGTTGTTTTAGAGTTGTCGGACAACTCGAATCAAGGCGCTTATATTTCCATGATGGTACTCGGATTTGGATCTGGAAAAATGGTTGGACCTACAGTTTCAG GGTTTTTAGCCCAGCCCGTCGAGAAATACCCAAATACGTTCGCAGCGGAAGGTTTCTTCTCACAGTTCCCGTTCATCCTACCATGTTTGCCAGTGTTCGTCCTGTATATTGTCGCCATCATTCACGCTGTGATGCATTTAACCGAAACTCGTCAGAAAAACAA ATCATTTGAAATGGAAAATGGTCGCGATCTATGCGAAAAGTGTCGGATATTACAATCCCAACTTCATATCAATCAATACTTAAGAAGTTGCGAAACGTTGAACATGTTTTACGAGACCTACGGCAAGGCTCCGTCGGCCGTGACAACGAATTCGTGGTGCCGATCTGCTCACAACCTCGACCAAGCGCATAAACGCCATCCTGCTCACAGTTTGCAAAACGATCGTAAAATGTCGTTCAGCGCACCGGATCTATCATTTGGCGTAAACGGTATGGGAACCCCGGAAAGCGTGAATCTCTTGATGCCTTCTACCGGTACTACAGAAACAAGAACATGTGCCGTATGTTTGAAAGACGTTAAATATAAAGTTCAGAGCGGTGACTGCAGCGACGTTTCATCCGACAAAAATGAATCTGGtttgaagaaattcaagaATAGTGCATTTTATATGATAATCAC GCGCAGTGAAATTAGAATAACAGTGACTCTCTACACAATCATGGCTGCTACAGTAACTGCTATTGATGAAGTTTTTCCAATTTGGGCATCCACCGCAACTCATTTAG ATGGACTTGGCTTCGATACAAATGATATTGGATCGGTGCTTGGAATAATGTCCCCACCTGTATTGATTATACAGCTGTTTTTGTTTGCACTGTTGGAACGCAGAATTGGTGCCAGAAAG ACTTTCCTCGTTTCCTGTGTTACGGTGATGATCATGACAGCGCTACTGCCAATAACTCATCTCATAGAAGATCA AACTGTCTTGCTGTGGGTATTATTGGTTTCCATCGTTGGTGTTATAAAAATCGCAAGCGCTTGCTGTTTTTCGGCGGCATCGATCTTCGTGAATAACTGTTGCAGCCCTGCAATGGCTGGAGCTATAAATGGCTTATCACTTATGTTGTCTTCTTGTGGAAG gggTTTGGGGCCATTGTTCAGTGGTAGTATGTTTGCATGGTCGATCTCAAGCGGAGTGAATCTCGGATATCCTTTCGACGTGAACTTTGCATTCGTAATGCTGAGCATATGTTTCGCAATATGTATTTTCTGTGATCTGTTTCTACCAGTGAGTTTAGACAAACAAAAGAAGGCCGATACATTTTCGTGA
- the LOC141899713 gene encoding uncharacterized protein LOC141899713 isoform X3, which produces MNVTLTIIGLFKDVYGSMCIEVRFYFGFKEEDKGYYVGILISAMYGGRIFASYFWGWLSDKVGRRPVILITLALQSLTTVTFGLCPNMVTAIVNRCLFGLSFGVIGPTKAVVLELSDNSNQGAYISMMVLGFGSGKMVGPTVSGFLAQPVEKYPNTFAAEGFFSQFPFILPCLPVFVLYIVAIIHAVMHLTETRQKNKSFEMENGRDLCEKCRILQSQLHINQYLRSCETLNMFYETYGKAPSAVTTNSWCRSAHNLDQAHKRHPAHSLQNDRKMSFSAPDLSFGVNGMGTPESVNLLMPSTGTTETRTCAVCLKDVKYKVQSGDCSDVSSDKNESGLKKFKNSAFYMIITRSEIRITVTLYTIMAATVTAIDEVFPIWASTATHLDGLGFDTNDIGSVLGIMSPPVLIIQLFLFALLERRIGARKTFLVSCVTVMIMTALLPITHLIEDQTVLLWVLLVSIVGVIKIASACCFSAASIFVNNCCSPAMAGAINGLSLMLSSCGRGLGPLFSGSMFAWSISSGVNLGYPFDVNFAFVMLSICFAICIFCDLFLPVSLDKQKKADTFS; this is translated from the exons atgaatgttaCTTTAACAATAATAGGTCTATTCAAAGATGTTTACGGAAGCATGTGCATCGAAGTTCGATTT TACTTTGGCTTCAAAGAAGAAGATAAAGGTTACTATGTTGGAATCCTGATCTCGGCAATGTACGGAGGACGGATCTTTGCAAG TTATTTCTGGGGTTGGTTATCTGATAAAGTTGGTCGACGTCCCGTCATACTCATCACTCTTGCTCTACAGTCGTTGACGACTGTGACGTTTGGACTCTGTCCAAATATGGTCACGGCTATCGTCAACCGATGTTTATTCGGATTAAGCTTTG GAGTGATCGGACCGACGAAGGCGGTTGTTTTAGAGTTGTCGGACAACTCGAATCAAGGCGCTTATATTTCCATGATGGTACTCGGATTTGGATCTGGAAAAATGGTTGGACCTACAGTTTCAG GGTTTTTAGCCCAGCCCGTCGAGAAATACCCAAATACGTTCGCAGCGGAAGGTTTCTTCTCACAGTTCCCGTTCATCCTACCATGTTTGCCAGTGTTCGTCCTGTATATTGTCGCCATCATTCACGCTGTGATGCATTTAACCGAAACTCGTCAGAAAAACAA ATCATTTGAAATGGAAAATGGTCGCGATCTATGCGAAAAGTGTCGGATATTACAATCCCAACTTCATATCAATCAATACTTAAGAAGTTGCGAAACGTTGAACATGTTTTACGAGACCTACGGCAAGGCTCCGTCGGCCGTGACAACGAATTCGTGGTGCCGATCTGCTCACAACCTCGACCAAGCGCATAAACGCCATCCTGCTCACAGTTTGCAAAACGATCGTAAAATGTCGTTCAGCGCACCGGATCTATCATTTGGCGTAAACGGTATGGGAACCCCGGAAAGCGTGAATCTCTTGATGCCTTCTACCGGTACTACAGAAACAAGAACATGTGCCGTATGTTTGAAAGACGTTAAATATAAAGTTCAGAGCGGTGACTGCAGCGACGTTTCATCCGACAAAAATGAATCTGGtttgaagaaattcaagaATAGTGCATTTTATATGATAATCAC GCGCAGTGAAATTAGAATAACAGTGACTCTCTACACAATCATGGCTGCTACAGTAACTGCTATTGATGAAGTTTTTCCAATTTGGGCATCCACCGCAACTCATTTAG ATGGACTTGGCTTCGATACAAATGATATTGGATCGGTGCTTGGAATAATGTCCCCACCTGTATTGATTATACAGCTGTTTTTGTTTGCACTGTTGGAACGCAGAATTGGTGCCAGAAAG ACTTTCCTCGTTTCCTGTGTTACGGTGATGATCATGACAGCGCTACTGCCAATAACTCATCTCATAGAAGATCA AACTGTCTTGCTGTGGGTATTATTGGTTTCCATCGTTGGTGTTATAAAAATCGCAAGCGCTTGCTGTTTTTCGGCGGCATCGATCTTCGTGAATAACTGTTGCAGCCCTGCAATGGCTGGAGCTATAAATGGCTTATCACTTATGTTGTCTTCTTGTGGAAG gggTTTGGGGCCATTGTTCAGTGGTAGTATGTTTGCATGGTCGATCTCAAGCGGAGTGAATCTCGGATATCCTTTCGACGTGAACTTTGCATTCGTAATGCTGAGCATATGTTTCGCAATATGTATTTTCTGTGATCTGTTTCTACCAGTGAGTTTAGACAAACAAAAGAAGGCCGATACATTTTCGTGA
- the LOC141899713 gene encoding uncharacterized protein LOC141899713 isoform X1 encodes MNATFLDPSIRRTLIRYCVLHFVTSMSISFMSSFLPAYILYFGFKEEDKGYYVGILISAMYGGRIFASYFWGWLSDKVGRRPVILITLALQSLTTVTFGLCPNMVTAIVNRCLFGLSFGVIGPTKAVVLELSDNSNQGAYISMMVLGFGSGKMVGPTVSGFLAQPVEKYPNTFAAEGFFSQFPFILPCLPVFVLYIVAIIHAVMHLTETRQKNKSFEMENGRDLCEKCRILQSQLHINQYLRSCETLNMFYETYGKAPSAVTTNSWCRSAHNLDQAHKRHPAHSLQNDRKMSFSAPDLSFGVNGMGTPESVNLLMPSTGTTETRTCAVCLKDVKYKVQSGDCSDVSSDKNESGLKKFKNSAFYMIITRSEIRITVTLYTIMAATVTAIDEVFPIWASTATHLDGLGFDTNDIGSVLGIMSPPVLIIQLFLFALLERRIGARKTFLVSCVTVMIMTALLPITHLIEDQTVLLWVLLVSIVGVIKIASACCFSAASIFVNNCCSPAMAGAINGLSLMLSSCGRGLGPLFSGSMFAWSISSGVNLGYPFDVNFAFVMLSICFAICIFCDLFLPVSLDKQKKADTFS; translated from the exons ATGAATGCAACCTTTTTAGATCCCAGCATACGGAGAACACTGATTCGATACTGCGTTCTACAT tttGTAACTTCCATGTCGATAAGCTTCATGTCCTCTTTCCTACCCGCCTACATTTTG TACTTTGGCTTCAAAGAAGAAGATAAAGGTTACTATGTTGGAATCCTGATCTCGGCAATGTACGGAGGACGGATCTTTGCAAG TTATTTCTGGGGTTGGTTATCTGATAAAGTTGGTCGACGTCCCGTCATACTCATCACTCTTGCTCTACAGTCGTTGACGACTGTGACGTTTGGACTCTGTCCAAATATGGTCACGGCTATCGTCAACCGATGTTTATTCGGATTAAGCTTTG GAGTGATCGGACCGACGAAGGCGGTTGTTTTAGAGTTGTCGGACAACTCGAATCAAGGCGCTTATATTTCCATGATGGTACTCGGATTTGGATCTGGAAAAATGGTTGGACCTACAGTTTCAG GGTTTTTAGCCCAGCCCGTCGAGAAATACCCAAATACGTTCGCAGCGGAAGGTTTCTTCTCACAGTTCCCGTTCATCCTACCATGTTTGCCAGTGTTCGTCCTGTATATTGTCGCCATCATTCACGCTGTGATGCATTTAACCGAAACTCGTCAGAAAAACAA ATCATTTGAAATGGAAAATGGTCGCGATCTATGCGAAAAGTGTCGGATATTACAATCCCAACTTCATATCAATCAATACTTAAGAAGTTGCGAAACGTTGAACATGTTTTACGAGACCTACGGCAAGGCTCCGTCGGCCGTGACAACGAATTCGTGGTGCCGATCTGCTCACAACCTCGACCAAGCGCATAAACGCCATCCTGCTCACAGTTTGCAAAACGATCGTAAAATGTCGTTCAGCGCACCGGATCTATCATTTGGCGTAAACGGTATGGGAACCCCGGAAAGCGTGAATCTCTTGATGCCTTCTACCGGTACTACAGAAACAAGAACATGTGCCGTATGTTTGAAAGACGTTAAATATAAAGTTCAGAGCGGTGACTGCAGCGACGTTTCATCCGACAAAAATGAATCTGGtttgaagaaattcaagaATAGTGCATTTTATATGATAATCAC GCGCAGTGAAATTAGAATAACAGTGACTCTCTACACAATCATGGCTGCTACAGTAACTGCTATTGATGAAGTTTTTCCAATTTGGGCATCCACCGCAACTCATTTAG ATGGACTTGGCTTCGATACAAATGATATTGGATCGGTGCTTGGAATAATGTCCCCACCTGTATTGATTATACAGCTGTTTTTGTTTGCACTGTTGGAACGCAGAATTGGTGCCAGAAAG ACTTTCCTCGTTTCCTGTGTTACGGTGATGATCATGACAGCGCTACTGCCAATAACTCATCTCATAGAAGATCA AACTGTCTTGCTGTGGGTATTATTGGTTTCCATCGTTGGTGTTATAAAAATCGCAAGCGCTTGCTGTTTTTCGGCGGCATCGATCTTCGTGAATAACTGTTGCAGCCCTGCAATGGCTGGAGCTATAAATGGCTTATCACTTATGTTGTCTTCTTGTGGAAG gggTTTGGGGCCATTGTTCAGTGGTAGTATGTTTGCATGGTCGATCTCAAGCGGAGTGAATCTCGGATATCCTTTCGACGTGAACTTTGCATTCGTAATGCTGAGCATATGTTTCGCAATATGTATTTTCTGTGATCTGTTTCTACCAGTGAGTTTAGACAAACAAAAGAAGGCCGATACATTTTCGTGA